A window of Roseiflexus castenholzii DSM 13941 genomic DNA:
ACCCTCACCGTCACCGGCACGAACTTCGTCAACGGGTCGGTCGTGCGCTGGAACGGCAACGACCGCGCCACCACGGTCGTCTCCAGCACGCAACTGACCGCAACCATCCCCGCCGGCGACATCGCCACAGCGGGCACGGCGAATGTGACGGTCGTCAACCCGGGTCCCGGCGGCGGCACATCCAACACCGCGACATTCACCATTCAGGCGAGCAACCCAACGCCGGTGATCGGCAGCGTCTCGCCAGACCTGATACCGGTGGGAGACACAGATGTCGTTCTGACGGTCACCGGCAACAACTTCGTTGCGAATTCGGTGGTGCGCTGGAATGGAACGTCGCTCACAACGACATTCGTCAGCGCGACGCAGGTGCAGGCGACCCTCCCGTCAGCGCAACGCAGCGCCGCAGGTGATGGAAGCGTCACGGTCTTCAATCCGGCGCCCGGCGGCGGTGTGTCGAATGCGATCACGGTACCGGTGCGCTTCCAGGTGATGCTGCCGCTGGTTGTACGGTGATACGTTCCATTGTTCCCTGGGGCGACCCGCCGATTCGCCCCTTATACAGGTGTCGATTTTCCGACAAGCCCTTGCGGTGCATTATCCGTTTTTGGGCATCAGAATGTCTCAACTTTCCCTCTCCAGCGGCGCCGGATGCCGGAAAGGGAGCAGGGGGTAGGGAGAGAAAGGCTTCGGGACACAGCAACCATCCCTGGTTCCCGAAAAAACTCTATTGTTGAGCGTGGACGCCTCTCCCCGGACGCGCTCTGGACCCATCACGGACGCCCCTGCTGCCAGATGTTGCGACATCGTTGCCTGTGGTATCATAACCCGCACGGCGCACCGGTCTGGACGGGGCGCATTGACCTGCTGCCAGATGTTGCGACATCGTTGCCTGTGGTATCATAACCGGGCATCGCAGTCGTGACGTTCAGGAGTCTCCGTGGAGCCGAAAACCCTCGCCAATCGCCTCTCTGCCGCTTCGATTGCCTGGCGTCCGGGTATAGCAATGGCATTACTGATGGGCTATTTTGTTCTTTTCGGCATGACGGTTGGCGGACAGGGGGTGCTCTGGGCAGACATTATTCACACCTTGCGCATCAGTGAAGGTGCGTTTGGGTCGGTCCAACTCCTGCCGCCACTTATCGCAATGGGATTGCTGGTTCTCGGTGGTCCGCTGACAGTGCGGTTCGGCAAAAAACGCCTCGCTATCACTGGACTTATCGTGCTTGGTCTCTCGTCACTCGGACTTGCCGCCGCGAGTGACTTCTTGAGTTTCAGCATTGCCCTTGCACTCAGCGGTCTGGGGTTCGGCGCAGTCGAGATGGCAATGAATAGCGCTACGCTAGATTGGGAACAACAAACGCAGCGCCCAGTGATGAACCTCATGCATGCCGGATTCAGCGGCGGCGCTGTGACAGGCGCGTTCGCTGCCGGCGGACTGTTACAGACAGGATGGATCTATGCGCATGTGCTCTGGCTGCTCGCTGCGTTCTGCGCTATCGCCCTGCTGGCAACATTGCCCGTGCGCTATCCGCCTGCTGCACCCACGCACACCACCCACAATGGAGCAGGCGCGGCGTTGCGCCTTTTGATCGACCGACGCGCGCTGCTTGCGTTTGCGGTGTTGAGTATGTTTGGCGTCGTGGGGGAAAGCGTCGCCAACACCTGGTCGGTCATCTACCTGCGCGACCTTGGCGCAGCGGCATTTGTCGGGGGTACTGCATATGCGCTCTTTAACGGAACGATGTTTGTTGGAAGGCTGACAAACGCACCATTTGTTGCGCGGTTTGGCGCGCGCACATCGCTGCTCACATCGGGTACGCTTGTGATCATTGCCGGGCTGTTGCTGATCATCCCCGACTCCATTCCGGCTGCGGTGGCTGCCTTTGCGCTTGCCGGTCTGGGAGTCGCCGGCGTCGTGCCGACGGCGCTC
This region includes:
- a CDS encoding MFS transporter: MEPKTLANRLSAASIAWRPGIAMALLMGYFVLFGMTVGGQGVLWADIIHTLRISEGAFGSVQLLPPLIAMGLLVLGGPLTVRFGKKRLAITGLIVLGLSSLGLAAASDFLSFSIALALSGLGFGAVEMAMNSATLDWEQQTQRPVMNLMHAGFSGGAVTGAFAAGGLLQTGWIYAHVLWLLAAFCAIALLATLPVRYPPAAPTHTTHNGAGAALRLLIDRRALLAFAVLSMFGVVGESVANTWSVIYLRDLGAAAFVGGTAYALFNGTMFVGRLTNAPFVARFGARTSLLTSGTLVIIAGLLLIIPDSIPAAVAAFALAGLGVAGVVPTALSEAARHAPGSSGAVTGAIMAVTYLSFVVCAPLIGWIAELVSLQTALLTVALSGIGIVGLARGIAR